The sequence below is a genomic window from Flavobacterium sediminilitoris.
TTTAGTTTTAAATTTAAGAGCTTCTTTAATCATTTCCAGCTTATTACCCGTTGGAGTATTAATGACTTTCATTGTAATGCGTTATGCTGGTGTAGATGCTAACGTAGTGGCTTTATCAGGAATTGCTATTGCAATTGGAGTAATGGTAGATGTAGGCGTCGTGTTTGTCGAAAATATTATTCGACATCTCGAAATGCCAGAAAACCATGGTGCAAAAGGCAAAAAATTAATGCAGGTAATTTATGAAGCAACTACCGAAGTTGTTTCAGCTATTACAACTGCCTTAGCAACTACGGTTGTAAGTTTTATTCCTGTATTTGCTATGGAATCTGCCGAAGGAAAATTATTTAGACCTTTAGCATTTACTAAAACATTTGCTTTATTAGGTGCTTTTGTTTTAGGATTAATTATTCTTCCATCTTTAGCTCATTATATTTTTGGGATTGACTACGACAAAAAAAGAGTAAAACGTTTTTGGGCGTATGTATTTATTTCAGGAGGTATATTATTGAGTATTTATTTTAAAATTTGGCTTCCATTAGCTTTAACGTTAATGGGGTTATATGATCTCTTAAATCACAAAATACCTCAAAAATTCCAACGCTATACAAAGCATTTCAATTTAATTATAGTATTATTTATTGTATCCTTTTTCCTTACTGAAGAATGGATGCCTTTAGGTCCTCAGATAAGTGTAATTGGTAATTACCTATTTGTAATCATTTTGTTAGGAATAATATTAGGTGTTCTTTTGTATATAGTAAGTTCCTATGAAAAAGTACTGCGTTGGTGTTTAGAAAATAAAGGTAAATTCATGTTATTACCAATGATAACATTGTTTTTTGGAGTTTTAGTTTGGATAGGATTCGACAGCACTTTTGGCTTTGTTGCTAATGGGTTAGACAAATTAGGTTGGAATATTAGATCCTCTAAAATTTGGTCAGTACCAGCGCATACATTTCCTGGAATTGGTTCCGAATTCATGCCAACACTTAATGAAGGGAGCTATCTTTTAATGCCAACATCTATGCCACATGCTGGTGTAGAACAAAACAGAAAAGTAGTTGGACAACTCGATATGATTCTAAACCACATTCCCGAAGTTGATATGGCAGTTGGGAAATTAGGACGTGTAGAAAGTGCTTTAGACCCTGCTCCAATTTCAATGTATGAAAACGTTATCAATTATAAGCCAGAATATATTTTGGATGCTAACGGACATCGAATGCGATTTAAAACCGATAATAAAGGTCGTTACATTACAAAATCTGGTGATACACTTTCACATGATGAAGCACTAAAACAGGCAATTACTGTAAAAAATTTAATACATGACGAAGATGGTTCTTTCTATAGAAATTGGCGCGATATAATTCAGTCACCCGATGATATCTGGAATGAAATTGTAAAAGCTTCTAAAATACCAGGTGTTACGTCTGCTCCGAAATTACAACCTATCGAAACACGTTTGGTTATGCTTCAAACAGGAATGAGAGCACCTATGGGAATAAAAGTTTTTGGACCCGATTTAAAAACTATTGAAGAATTTGGATTAGAATTAGAAGCCATTATTAAAGAAGTTCCTTCTGTAAAAAGCGAAGCTGTTTTTGCCGATAGAATCGTAGGAAAACCTTATTTACATTTAAATATTGATAGAGAAAGAATTGCTCGATTTGGCTTAAATATAGAAGATGTTCAACAAGCTATTGAAACAGCAATTGGAGGAATGAAAATTTCTTCAACTGTTGAAGGAAGAGAACGCTATCCTATAAGAGTTCGCTATCCTAGAGAATTAAGAGATAGCCCTGAAGCATTAGGAAAAATATTAATAGCTACTCCTACTGGCGCACAGATTCCGTTAGGTCAATTAGTTCAGTTTGAATATAAAAAAGGACCTCAAGCCATTAAAAGTGAAGATACTTTTCTGGTTGGTTTTGTATTATTCGATAAAAATGATGGCTATGCCGAAGTTGATGTAGTAAATGATGCTCAAAAAGCAATTCAAGCTAAAATTGATTCAGGCGAATTGGTAGTGCCTCAAGGTGTAAATTATAAATTTTCAGGAAGTTATGAAAATCAAATAAGAGCAATGAAAAGACTTTCAATTGTAATTCCTATTTGTTTAATCGTTATCTTTTTATTACTTTATTTTCAATTCAAGACTGTTATTGCATCGTCAATCCATTTCTCTGGAGTATTTGTTGCATTTGCAGGAGGATTTATTATGCTCTGGTTATATGGACAAGATTGGTTTATGAATTTTGACGTTGCTGGTGTAAACATGCGGAATTTATTCCAGATGCATCCCATAAATCTAAGTGTAGCTGTTTGGGTAGGTTTCATAGCCTTATTTGGAATTGCTACTGATGATGGAGTAATCATGGGTTCTTATATCCACCAAGTTTTTGAAGAAAAAAATCCACAAACAATACCTGAAGTTCGGGACGCTGTAGTAGAAGCCGGAAAAATGAGAGTTAGACCAGCAGTTATGACAGCTGCAACAACAATTATTGCTTTACTACCCGTTTTAACTTCAACTGGTAAAGGTTCAGATATTATGATTCCTATGGCAATCCCTACATTTGGAGGAATGACTATTCAAATTATGACCATGTTTGTAGTACCTGTATTACAAGCGTTTTGGAGAGAAACAGTAATTAAAAATAAAGAAAAGAGAAATGCGTAAACTAATAATTATATTCATTTTATTTTTTGCTTATAATGCTAAAGGACAATCTTTAAACGATTATTATACTATTGCTGCGGAAAATAATCCAGAATTAAAAGCAAAGTATAAAGAGTTTGAAGCAGCCATGCAAAAAATACCACAAGTTAGCTCTTTGCCCGATCCTAATCTTTCAATGGGGTATTTTATTTCTCCCGTGGAAACAAGACTTGGACCGCAAAATGTTCGATTATCTCTTTCGCAAATGTTTCCTTGGTTTGGTACTTTAAAAGCACAAAAAAATGCAGCAACTTTACTTGCAGAAAGTAAATATCAAGCATTCTTAAATGCTAAAAACCAATTGTTTTCACAAGTAGCCGCTGTATATTATCCATTATATGAATTGCACGGTTTAAAAGAAATTGAACAAGAAAACATTAGAATTTTAGAATCGTACAAAAGCATAACCAATACAAAATTTCAAAATGCTAAAGGAAGTTTAGTAGATGTTCTACGTGTGGATATTATGATAAAAGATGCTCAAACTAATTTAGAAATTTTAAATAAAAAAGAACCAGCATTAACATCTTGGTTCAACAGTATTCTAAATAGAAAGTATGATGAAAAAGTTGTTGTTTCTAAAAAGATAGAAACAATAGAATTACCCATCGAATATCGTAAAGATTCAATAGTTACTAATC
It includes:
- a CDS encoding TolC family protein, coding for MRKLIIIFILFFAYNAKGQSLNDYYTIAAENNPELKAKYKEFEAAMQKIPQVSSLPDPNLSMGYFISPVETRLGPQNVRLSLSQMFPWFGTLKAQKNAATLLAESKYQAFLNAKNQLFSQVAAVYYPLYELHGLKEIEQENIRILESYKSITNTKFQNAKGSLVDVLRVDIMIKDAQTNLEILNKKEPALTSWFNSILNRKYDEKVVVSKKIETIELPIEYRKDSIVTNPILQEIELKKQASEATIEVARKQGLPKLGVGLDYVFVGTGMNNFPDSGKDVIMPMVTVSLPIFRKKYDAAVTEAKLMQENYSFQKEAYENKLNGTYYKLVFELQKERDLLKLYEGQVITLSKSLSLLFAYYSNANKDFEEVLRMQQELLKYQKLQLSSISTFHVKLAELDYLTAKQF
- a CDS encoding efflux RND transporter permease subunit gives rise to the protein MLNKIIKYFLENRLVTVLIFIVLILWGISTAPFNWKIPFLPSDSVAVDAIPDIGENQQIVFTQWQGRSPQDIEDQISYPLTTYLLGIPGVKSIRSNSIFGFSSIYIIFDDDIEFYWSRSRILEKLNSLPNSLLPENVKPSLGPDATALGQVYWYTIEGRDKDGNPTGGWDLQEIRTAQDFYIKYGLNAVQGVSEVASIGGFVKEYQIDVNPDALKAYNISLMQVMTAVQKSNKDVGAKTIEINQAEYLVRGLGYVKKVEDIELAVVAVKDNVPIRIKDIGVVALGPETRRGILDKGGAEAVGGVVIARYGSNPLEVINGVKSKINEIAPGLPKKTLANGVVSQLTIVPFYDRTELIQETIGTLETALSHEVLISIIVVLLLVLNLRASLIISSLLPVGVLMTFIVMRYAGVDANVVALSGIAIAIGVMVDVGVVFVENIIRHLEMPENHGAKGKKLMQVIYEATTEVVSAITTALATTVVSFIPVFAMESAEGKLFRPLAFTKTFALLGAFVLGLIILPSLAHYIFGIDYDKKRVKRFWAYVFISGGILLSIYFKIWLPLALTLMGLYDLLNHKIPQKFQRYTKHFNLIIVLFIVSFFLTEEWMPLGPQISVIGNYLFVIILLGIILGVLLYIVSSYEKVLRWCLENKGKFMLLPMITLFFGVLVWIGFDSTFGFVANGLDKLGWNIRSSKIWSVPAHTFPGIGSEFMPTLNEGSYLLMPTSMPHAGVEQNRKVVGQLDMILNHIPEVDMAVGKLGRVESALDPAPISMYENVINYKPEYILDANGHRMRFKTDNKGRYITKSGDTLSHDEALKQAITVKNLIHDEDGSFYRNWRDIIQSPDDIWNEIVKASKIPGVTSAPKLQPIETRLVMLQTGMRAPMGIKVFGPDLKTIEEFGLELEAIIKEVPSVKSEAVFADRIVGKPYLHLNIDRERIARFGLNIEDVQQAIETAIGGMKISSTVEGRERYPIRVRYPRELRDSPEALGKILIATPTGAQIPLGQLVQFEYKKGPQAIKSEDTFLVGFVLFDKNDGYAEVDVVNDAQKAIQAKIDSGELVVPQGVNYKFSGSYENQIRAMKRLSIVIPICLIVIFLLLYFQFKTVIASSIHFSGVFVAFAGGFIMLWLYGQDWFMNFDVAGVNMRNLFQMHPINLSVAVWVGFIALFGIATDDGVIMGSYIHQVFEEKNPQTIPEVRDAVVEAGKMRVRPAVMTAATTIIALLPVLTSTGKGSDIMIPMAIPTFGGMTIQIMTMFVVPVLQAFWRETVIKNKEKRNA